The genomic region GGCCGATCAGCACAAAGGGAAGGTCGAACATGCGCAGGGCGTCGAGCATGCGGAACAGCACGGCGACCAGCAATGTGGGCTTGACCAGCGGGAGGGTGATGGAGCCGAGCTGGCGCCACCAGCCGGCGCCGTCGATCTTGGCGGCTTCGTAGACTTCGCCGGGGATGACCTGCATGCCGGCGAGGACCAGGAGGCCGATGAACGGGGCGGTCTTCCAGACCTCGGCGATGATGATGGCCGCGCGAGAGGCGTTACCCTCGGCGGTCCAGAGGATTTCGCTGCCCAGCAGGGTGTTGGCAATGCCGTCGGACTGGAAGATCCAGCGCCACAGCAGGCCGGAGACGGCGGTGGGCACGGCCCAGGGGACCAGGATGCTGGCGCGCAGGAAGGACCGGCCGCGGAAGGCCCGGTTCATGGCGAGGGCCAGGCACAGGCCCAGGACGGTCTCGAGGAACACCGTGGTGACGGTGAAGAAGGTGGTGTTGCCGAGCGCGTTGAGGAAGCGCCGCCCGGTTTCGCCCACGAAGAGGTCGGCGTAGTTGGCCAGGCCCACGAAGGATTCGACGTCGGCCACGAAGCCGTCCGCGTCCAGCCCGGATTCGGCGCGGAACAGGGACTGGTGCACCGCGGCGAGCAACGGGTACACGATCACCAGGGCCAGGACCAGGATGGTGGGGGAGAGCAGCAGCGCGGCCATGCGGCCTTCGCCGGGAGTGCGGGTGCCGCAGTTGCCGCGTTTGCGCGGGCTGGCTGGTTGGGGCGTGCCGGTCTGCGCGCCGGCGGGCGGGGCTGTCGTCGTCGTCATTCTGGGAACCTCACTGGGGTTGCAGCTGCCGGGCCGGCCGGGATGAACCGGCAGGCCCGGCTGTTGCTATGGGGCGGAATTACTTGGCGGAGAGCTCGGTGAGCTTGGCCTGCATGTCGTTCAGGGCCGTGTCCGTGTCCTTCTTGCCGGTGATGGCCGCGTACGCCTCTTCCTGGATCGCCTTGGTGGTGGCGCCGTACTGAACCACCTTGGGGCGGGGCTGGGCGTTGTTCAGCGAGGTCAGCAGGGTGGGGAAGAACGGGCGCTTGGCGACGACGGCGGGGTCCGCGTAAAGGGAGGCGTACGCCGGGGCGCGGGAGGACAGGGCGAGGCGCTTCTTGGCCTGCCTTTCGCTGGTGAAGAACTTGATGAATTCCAGGGCGGTGGCCTTGTTGGCGGTGAAGGGCGAGATGGCGAGGCTGCGGCCGCCGAGGGTGGAGACGCCGGGGCCGTCGGTGCCCGGGATGGAGGTGATGCCGAACTTGCCGGCCACCTTGCTGGAGCCGTCCGTGGCGCTCAGGGAGGCGTGCAGGAAGGGCCAGTTGCGCAGGAAGACCAGCTTGCCGTCCTGGAACGCGCGGCGGCCCTGCTCTTCGAGGTAGGTGATGGCGTCGGAGGGGAAGAGGCCTTCCTTGAAGCCGTCCACCAGCAGGTTCAGGCCCTTCTTGGCCTCGGGGGTGTTGACGGTGGGCTTGCCCTCGGCGTCCACCACGGTGCCGCCGGCGGAGGCCACGGCCTCGGAGAAGTTGACCGTGAGGGCCTCGTTCTTGTCGAACTGGCCGGCGTAGCAGGACATGCCCGCGGCCTGGGGGAGGGCCAGGATGGCCTTGCAGGCGGTCTTCATCTCGTCCCAGGTCTTGGGCGGGGCGGCGATGCCGGCGGCCTTGAGCAGGTCCGAGCGGAAGTAGAACAGCGCGCCGTCGGTGTAATACGGGGCGCCGACCAGGGAGTCCCGGTACGTCGCGGCGTTGACGGTGGCGGGGATCATCTTGTCCGTGGGGATCGCGTCCGCGGGCAGCGGCATGATCCACTTGTTGGCGGCGAACTCGGAGGTCCAGACGACGTCCAGGTTCAGCACGCTGAAGGTATCCGACTTGATCTGGGCGTTCTGGATGAGCTGCTGGCGCTGCTGGTCCGCGGAGTCCGGCAGTTCGATGAACGTGACCTTCTCCTCCGGATGGGCGGCGTTCCATTCCTCGATGCTCTTGTTCGCGGCGCCGGAAGCGTCGCGGTTGGAGACGTAGTTGATGGGGCCCTTGCCCTCGAAGGACGCGGCGGCCTTCGGGGCGCTCTTCGCGTCCGTGGCGGTCCCGCCGCAGCCGGTGAGGGCGACGGCGGCGACGGTCAGGGATGCGGTGGTGGCGAGAAGAGTCTGCCAGGTGCGGCGGCGCTGCCTCATGTGTTGCTCCTTGTTTCGTGGGTTGTGCGGGTGGGATTGGTGCGGGTGGTTTGGTGCATGCGGAATCGCGGCGGGTAGCCTGATGGCACGGGGGAGTGCCGGCTGTCGCCGTGGGTAGTGGTGTTTCGGGGTTTTGGCTAGCTGGTGGGTGCTGGGGTGCCGGCCGGTGTTGAGTTGGGCGGCGCGGTGGAGCCGCGCTCGATCAGCCGGTGCGGCATGATCTTCGGCCCCAGGTCGCGGGAGCGGAGCAGCTTTTTCACGGCCATCCGCCCCATGTCCTCGAGCGGCTGGGCCATTGTGCTCAGGGGTGGGTTCACGTGCAGGGAGGTGGAGGTATTGTCGAAGCCCAGGACGGAGACATCCTCCGGCACCCGGAGCCCGCGCCGCTGCAGTTCATTGACGACGGCGGCGCCCATCTCGTCGCTCATCGCGAAGATCGCGGTGAGGCCGGGGGCCTGCTGCAACAATGCGTCCGCGCCGGCGGCGCCGCTTTCGTAGAAGAAGCTGCCGGTCGCAGTGATGGGCGTGCAGTTCGCTTCGGTCATGGCGCGCAGATACCCGCGTTTGCGGGGCTGGGCAACATAGACCGACGCCGGATCCCCGGTCAGGAGGCCGATGCACCGGTGGCCGAGCCGCAGCAGGTGACGGGTCGCGTCGTATGCTGCCTGCTCGTCGTCGATGGCCACACTGGGGGAGCCCGACTTGTCGCTGATGGCGACAGAGATGATGGGGACGTTGGGCCCCAGCAGCTGCCTGGTCTCCGGCGTGATCACCGCGGAGATGAGGATGACGCCGGCGGCCCGGTAGGTGCGCAGGGTCCGAAGGTAGCCCGCGATGTAGGCGGACTTGGCGCCGGTGCGGCCGAGCATCACGGCGTAGCCGCGTTCCTGGGCTTCCTCCTCCACGCCCTGCATGACCTGGGAGGCCAGGGCGTCGGAGACCATGGGGGCGAGCAGCCCGATAACGGACGTTTGCCGGGTCTTCAGGCCCCGGGCGAGGTAGTCCGTCTCGTAGCTGAGGCTCTTGACCGCAGTTTCGACGCGTTCCCGCGTCTCGTCTGAGTAGCCCACCAGCCCGTTGACAACCCGGGAAACGGTGGCCGGGGAGACGCCGGCGTGCTTGGCGACATCGCGGATGGTGACCACTGTTCCTCCTCCCTGAGGTGTTTGCTGGGGTTCGTAACCCGTCATGGCGACGGGCTACGCAAACGGTTTACGTAAACGGTTTCGTTCGATGCAGTTTCAACAGTAAGGGGTGGGTGCGGGATCGTGTTGCGTTTCGTAAACGAGGGGCGGCGAAGTCCGGGAAGTCGGGAAGTTGGGGGCCGTCATCCCCGTGGCGGTAGGGTACCTGATGTGGCAGCACTGGGCTGCTTCTTTCAGACTGGGGTATCCGATGGCTGTAGAGCTTGGTCTTTGGCGGGTTGATGACGTTCCGCGGAGAATTCCGATGACAGCAATGCCGCTGGAATCGAAGCTAGAAAGCCTCATTCTTCAAGATCCGGAGATCCTCGAAGCAAAACTGCTGCTAATCGGGAGTCAGGTACCTACGGGATATGGGAAGTTCATAGATATTCTGGGTGTGGATTCGGAAGGAACGCTCCACATCTTGGAGCTAAAGAGAGACCGAACCCCCCGGGAAGTTGTTGCCCAAACACTCGATTACGCCTCATGGGTGGAAGGCCTCGGCAACGAGGAAGTTCGGAGCATATTTGAAAGCGGGCATCCCGGGAAGAACTTCGACGAGGAGTTTGCCAGTCGTTTTGACGGGGCTCCGGTTCCTGACGAGCTAAATTCGAGTCACAATATGACCATTGTGGCCAGCGACCTGGATCCCAGTACCCAGCGGATCGTGTCATATCTCAATCGGTCCCACGGCGTACCGATCAACGCCATGATCTTTCGGTATTTTGTCGACGAAGGCCACGAGTACCTGGCGCGGACATGGCTGATTGACGAGGACACTCCAGTGCCTGCAGGAGTCGGAACCAAGGGTTCCACACGGGCTGCCTGGAATGGCCAGGATTGGTACGTAGCATTCGGAACCGATGGTGCGTCGCGCTCGTGGGCGGACGCGTCAACATATGGATTCGTCTCCGCGGGTGGCGCAGACTGGTACTCAAGGACCCTGAAGAGCCTTCCCTTGGGGGCACGCGTTTTTGTCCATGTTCCAAAAAAGGGGTATGTGGGCGTCGGCACCGTCGCGGGCAAGGCCATGCCAGCTGACTCTGCTGAATTGCAAATACAGGGGGAAACACGGCCCTTCCGCTCACTTAGTCTCGAGGGCTTGTACGCGCATCCGGACGCGGGCGAAGGTGTGGACACGGCAGAATACGTGGTTCCCATCAAATGGACCGACACCGTGCTCATCGAGGATGCATACTGGCGAGAAGGAATGTTCGCCAACCAGAACAGTGCCTGCAAACTAAGGAACCAGTTCACGATAGACGAGTTGTCGAGACGCTTTGGGTTGGCTGCACGCCAATAGACGGGCGCCGGGTTATTAGAGTTGGGCGGGCGACCGATAGTCGGAGTTGTCGCTAGAGGATGCTGTAACGGTTATCACTGACTGTGATCGGCACACGTTGCCCCACAACGACAATTTGCCGCATTATTCGGACGTCCATGCTGAGGCGCCCGGATCGACTCCCGTTGGGATTCCAGCCGACCCACTGCGTTCGGCCCTGAAAGGTCAAAAGTACCTGGGTGACTGTCTCAGGGAATCCACACTTTGCGGCGGCGGGAATTCGCAGGTAGCTACGATTTCGGTCCTTCTCACTCATGACTTGTGAGAATAAAGTAGTCTGTGTTGCTGGCGGGATGGGCCGCAAAGGCTCGGTGCTTGGATCGTAAAGTTGGCCGGTGGGGTCTCTAGAAACATCAGAAAGAACCTTCTGACGGCTGGAGCCGGTTGTATTGCCCTTTGATCTTGCTGTGGAAACTTTGTAATTGGATAATCCATGATGTTTGTATACCCCGCGGCGAACCTCCATATTTGCGAACGGTGCGACCCGCTCGGGATCAAAGAGCTGCGCCTTTTGGCTAGGGGATAGACTTTTGGAAAATGCCTTGATTAAGGACTGTTCTTGTTTGTCGACATTGTTGCAGGCTGCGAAGTGCACATGGCAGTCATCCAAATGCAGGAACGTTTTGAGCCACCATCCTCCTGAATGTGGAGAGGTCTTGCCCAGTTTAGTTGTGTAGTACGAGCCAACTCTGCCCCGCAGCGACGTACTGGCTAGCCCAACGTAGAGCACCGAGGCGTTGGGCACCCATAAGTCCCCCAGGCGCGCAGCAACTTGGCTCTCATTCGCCAAGCGACCATCCACTCGAATGTCAGGGCAGAGCTTTAGCAGTCGAGCGATTGCCGCGAAGTCCGCCTCGTATTCCGGATGCGAACCGATGCCGTCCGCCTCGTCTGCTGTTGTCGAGACGATATAGATTCCAGGGACATCAAGTGGTACGGGCTGTTTCCACTTCACTGTGCCGGTGGTCGTGGGATCACAAAGACCGAACAGCTCCTGCACCGAGATCGCCATGGGCCAATCCTAAATGACACCCCGGACGCCAGACATTGTTCGTATTTGTCGCTGACACCAAATACCCTGGCGCAGTGACTAATTTAATTGGGGGCGTGGCAGCGGACCAGCTGCCTGAGGGCTTGTACGAATTGCTCAGCACCGACCTACTTGCCGGGCGACTAGACCGAGCGGCAGAACTTCAACCAGTCTTCGCAGAAATCGAAGACGAGAACACTCCGGATATCCTTTCCCGCCACGTCGCCGACGCCGTCCGCCAAGCCCTTGCGGCAGCCAAACCCACGGAAAGAGTGGCCCTCACAAACAGGCTCCTCCAAGAGCTGCAGCACAGCGATCGCATCGCTGAAGGCCCCACCCAGCTTCAGTCCCTCCACCTCCCAGACACGCTCAAACGCCGCAACTTGCGCCGCCCCACCACCAAGCTAAGCGACTCGGCCCTGCTCACGAACAGCAAGGACGATCCGAATCTCGCGGCCGAGCTGAGGACCGAAATTGAGTCCGCCAACACGGTGGATCTGCTCTGCGCTTTCGTCCGCTGGACAGGCCTCCGCCTGCTCCATCCGGCGCTTGAGGAACTCAAGGAGCGCGGCGCCAAACTCCGCGTCATCACCACGACTTACATGGGCGCCACAGAACGCCGCGCCATCGACGAGCTCGTGACCCGGTACGGGGCCGAGGTGAAGATCAGCTATGAAACCCAGGCGACGCGACTGCACGCCAAGGCCTGGCTGTTCCGCCGCGACTCAGGATTTGATACCGCATATGTCGGCAGCTCGAACCTCAGCCAAGCGGCTCTCCTCGATGGCCTCGAATGGAACGTCCGGCTCAGCTCTGTCGGCACGCCGGCTCTGCTGAACAAGTTCGAGGTCACCTTCGACAGTTACTGGGCGCAGCGCGCCTTCCAGAGCTACGATCCGGAACGCGACGGCGAAAAGTTGGATGCCGCCCTGGAACGCAACGGCGGCCGGCGGACGGCAATCCCCGGGGCAGCCACCGGGCTCGAGGTCCAGCCGTTCCTCCATCAGGAGGAGATGCTTGAAGACCTGGAGGCCGAGCGGCTCAAGGGTTTCGACCACAACCTCGTGGTCGCAGCGACAGGTACGGGGAAGACCGTCATCGCAGCCCTGGACTACAAGCGCCTGTGTGAGGCGGCCGGCCGTAATCTGAAGCTGCTCTTTGTCGCCCACCGCCAGGAAATCCTAAAACAGGCCATGCGCACCTACCGTGACGTCATGCAGGACGGCGCCTTCGGCGAACTCTACGTCGGGGAACACAAACCCGGGCAGTGGAAGCACATATTCGCCTCCGTCCAGTCGCTATCATCGCTGGGCATTGAACAGCTGGCACCGGACTTCTTCGACGTCGTCGTCATCGATGAATTCCACCATGCCATGGCACCCACATACCGTCGGCTGCTGGACTACCTGCAGCCGCAGCAGCTCCTCGGACTGACTGCGACGCCGGAACGCGGCGACGGGGTCGACGTCGCCAAGCAGTTCTTCGATGGCCGGACCGCCAGTGAACTGCGCCTCTGGGACGCCCTGGACGCCGATTTGCTGGTGCCGTTCCACTACTTCGGCGTCTCCGACGACGTCGACCTCAGCCAGCTGGAATGGAAGCGCGGCAACTACGACACCGCTCAGCTGAACAACCTTTACACCGGCAATGACGCCCGCGCCGCCAAAGTGATCCGCGAACTCACCGACAAGGTCACTAGCACCGAGCAGATGAGGGCCATCGGCTTCTGCGTCTCGGTCCAGCACGCCCACTACATGGCCGAGGTGTTCAACCGCGCCGGCATCGCCTCTGTTGCCGTCGACGGCGGAACCGACGACGCCGACCGCGCGGCGGCGCTGGAGCGGCTCCGTGCCCGGGAGATCAACTGCATTTTCGCCGTCGACCTCTTCAACGAAGGCCTGGACCTGCCGCAGGTGGACACCATCCTGATGCTCCGGCCCACACAGAGCGCCACAATCTTCCTCCAGCAGCTGGGGCGCGGGCTTCGCCGAGCCGAGGGCAAGGCCGTGCTGACTGTCATGGACTTCATCGGCCAGCAGCGCCGTGAGTTCCGCTTCGATCTGCGCTACCGGGCGCTGACCGGCTACGGGCGCAAGGAACTGGAAAAGGCGGTCGAGGACGAGTTCCCGTACCTGCCGTCGGGCTCGCAGATAGTGCTGGACCGAGTGGCGCAGAAGGTGGTGCTGGACAACATCAAGGCGCAGCTGCGGTTCAACCGGGCGCAGCTTGTCCGAGACATCGCCTCCTACGCGGAGACCGAGCTGCATGCGTATCTCGAGCGGTCCGGGAACGACGTGAAGTCGATTTACCGGTCCACGAAGGACTCGTGGACCGGGTACTTGCGCACGGCCGGTTTGATCGAGGGGTTCTCTCCGCTGGAGGCAGTCATCACGGGGAGGATTCAAGAGCTCTCGGACGCCGACGAAAAAAAGCTCCTCAGCCGGGTGGCGCGTCTGATCCATGTAGACGATCCAGAACGCGCCGATGCCTACTCGATGCTCGTCGGCGCCGACGCTCCCCGCTACGCAGACCTCGGCATGCGCGAGCAGACCTTCGCCCGCATGCTGTTCTACACGCTTTGGGACGACGGCGGCGGCTTCCAGTCGTACGACGCCGGCCTGGACTATCTGCGCGGCTACCAGTTTGTCTGCAGCGAGATCCGCCAGCTCGTGAAGCTCGGCGCAGCCGCGTCAAAGCACGCCGCCAAGGGCCTCGGCGCGGGGCTGCAGCATGTTCCGCTGCTCTCGCACGCCACCTACCGGCGCGAGGAGATCCTGGCCGCGCTGCAGTACGGTTCGCTGGAGCTCGGCAAGAACGTCCAGCACCGCGAGGGCGTGGCCTGGTGTCCGGCGACGTCCACGGACGCCTTCTTCGTCACCCTGAACAAGGACATCAAGAAGCACTCGGCCACGACCATGTACAGGGACTATGCCATCAGTCCGGAGCTGTTCCACTGGGAATCGCAGAACGCTACGCCTGCCCATAGCCCAGTAGCTCTCCGCTACTTGGATAGAGCGTCTCATGGATCATTGATTCTCTTGTTCACCCGAGCGACCGAGAAAGACGAAACCGGGCTGACCATGCCCTACTCCTGCCTCGGGCAACTGGACTACGTCCAGCACAAGGGGGAGAAACCGATCGCGGTCACCTGGAAGTTGCATCGGCCGATGCCGGCGGATGTGTTTGCAACGGCTGCTGCGGTGGCCCAGTAGCGAAAAGGGCTACGCGGTGTGTGTTCCCACGCATCGGCGGCAGGCTTAGTTTAAGGTGCGCAGATGGGTGCGGATCAGCGAAGCGAAACCGAAGAACAATACGGACCGAGCCCAGCAGGGCATTTGTCAGACGAAGCGTTGTTGGCTGAGCTGACGCGTCGGTTCAGGGCGCTGGCCGATGAATTGGATATTCTCCGGACACTTAGTCAACAGTCCGACAACCAAGAATCGGCCGGGATCGCACCTGAGACCCCGGAGACTGCGGCCGCGTTGCTCGAGTTCATCAACTCCGGCGAAGACATGGACGGGCCAATGGGTGGATTGGATCCTTATCGCGCCCAGAAAGTGGCACACCAGCGGGCGAGGGTGAAGCTAGCTCGAATCTGGGGCCGCGCCGCTCAGGAGCCTTCCAATATGCAGGGCAATGGACAAATATATAGATCCCTGTTGTCACGGGAGGCTGGCGTGCCTCGAAACACAATGCGGCCCCATATCGCTGCCGGTCTCAAACTCCATGGTGCGGGGCGCCTATTAACCACCGCTGCGCCTTCCGATGAGGATATTCGCATCGTGGAGGACTCCGTGGAGGACTCCATGGAGGTCGACGTTCGGCAGAGGAAACGCGACCTACGCGCGGGCAGGCAGGACAACGTGAGGCTAGTTTTGAGGAAGCGTCCGACTCAACGTCTGGCGACGACGCGCCTGGTAAATAAAGAGTTATGACGACGCGCCTAGTAATTGAAAAGTTGTAAGGATACGTCGACTTGCCTGTAGGGGCGTCCCAGACGATAGAGGCGACGCCGTCGGCGTCTAGGTCGAGGCGGGCCCCTGAGCCCGCCGGCAGCCACTCATCCACGGCCTGAAGACCCAATAGTGAGTCTTTGGCTGCGGTGTTGTAAGTTGAACGATATTTGGATTTCCAACGTCCACAGGGGAATCGATGGCGTCTGGTGCTCGTTCGAAAGACGCAGGGTGGCAGTGTCCGGCCTGCCGGAAAACCCTGGCGGCCCGGCCCCTTGCCGGCAGGGTCACAAAGCACGCAAACGGGAGAGGCGATTTGTGCATAGGCGTGGGCAAGACGGCCGTCGACCTATCAGCGAATGCGGC from Arthrobacter sp. NicSoilB8 harbors:
- a CDS encoding sugar ABC transporter permease, translating into MTTTTAPPAGAQTGTPQPASPRKRGNCGTRTPGEGRMAALLLSPTILVLALVIVYPLLAAVHQSLFRAESGLDADGFVADVESFVGLANYADLFVGETGRRFLNALGNTTFFTVTTVFLETVLGLCLALAMNRAFRGRSFLRASILVPWAVPTAVSGLLWRWIFQSDGIANTLLGSEILWTAEGNASRAAIIIAEVWKTAPFIGLLVLAGMQVIPGEVYEAAKIDGAGWWRQLGSITLPLVKPTLLVAVLFRMLDALRMFDLPFVLIGPGKESVETLSMLAWDESNQLRYGSASAFAIMLFLYVAVVAIVFVKVLGADVTGAKELKLISKKSRTKATTQKAEATR
- a CDS encoding ABC transporter substrate-binding protein, which encodes MRQRRRTWQTLLATTASLTVAAVALTGCGGTATDAKSAPKAAASFEGKGPINYVSNRDASGAANKSIEEWNAAHPEEKVTFIELPDSADQQRQQLIQNAQIKSDTFSVLNLDVVWTSEFAANKWIMPLPADAIPTDKMIPATVNAATYRDSLVGAPYYTDGALFYFRSDLLKAAGIAAPPKTWDEMKTACKAILALPQAAGMSCYAGQFDKNEALTVNFSEAVASAGGTVVDAEGKPTVNTPEAKKGLNLLVDGFKEGLFPSDAITYLEEQGRRAFQDGKLVFLRNWPFLHASLSATDGSSKVAGKFGITSIPGTDGPGVSTLGGRSLAISPFTANKATALEFIKFFTSERQAKKRLALSSRAPAYASLYADPAVVAKRPFFPTLLTSLNNAQPRPKVVQYGATTKAIQEEAYAAITGKKDTDTALNDMQAKLTELSAK
- a CDS encoding substrate-binding domain-containing protein; the protein is MVTIRDVAKHAGVSPATVSRVVNGLVGYSDETRERVETAVKSLSYETDYLARGLKTRQTSVIGLLAPMVSDALASQVMQGVEEEAQERGYAVMLGRTGAKSAYIAGYLRTLRTYRAAGVILISAVITPETRQLLGPNVPIISVAISDKSGSPSVAIDDEQAAYDATRHLLRLGHRCIGLLTGDPASVYVAQPRKRGYLRAMTEANCTPITATGSFFYESGAAGADALLQQAPGLTAIFAMSDEMGAAVVNELQRRGLRVPEDVSVLGFDNTSTSLHVNPPLSTMAQPLEDMGRMAVKKLLRSRDLGPKIMPHRLIERGSTAPPNSTPAGTPAPTS
- a CDS encoding endonuclease NucS domain-containing protein translates to MAVELGLWRVDDVPRRIPMTAMPLESKLESLILQDPEILEAKLLLIGSQVPTGYGKFIDILGVDSEGTLHILELKRDRTPREVVAQTLDYASWVEGLGNEEVRSIFESGHPGKNFDEEFASRFDGAPVPDELNSSHNMTIVASDLDPSTQRIVSYLNRSHGVPINAMIFRYFVDEGHEYLARTWLIDEDTPVPAGVGTKGSTRAAWNGQDWYVAFGTDGASRSWADASTYGFVSAGGADWYSRTLKSLPLGARVFVHVPKKGYVGVGTVAGKAMPADSAELQIQGETRPFRSLSLEGLYAHPDAGEGVDTAEYVVPIKWTDTVLIEDAYWREGMFANQNSACKLRNQFTIDELSRRFGLAARQ
- a CDS encoding DEAD/DEAH box helicase, coding for MTNLIGGVAADQLPEGLYELLSTDLLAGRLDRAAELQPVFAEIEDENTPDILSRHVADAVRQALAAAKPTERVALTNRLLQELQHSDRIAEGPTQLQSLHLPDTLKRRNLRRPTTKLSDSALLTNSKDDPNLAAELRTEIESANTVDLLCAFVRWTGLRLLHPALEELKERGAKLRVITTTYMGATERRAIDELVTRYGAEVKISYETQATRLHAKAWLFRRDSGFDTAYVGSSNLSQAALLDGLEWNVRLSSVGTPALLNKFEVTFDSYWAQRAFQSYDPERDGEKLDAALERNGGRRTAIPGAATGLEVQPFLHQEEMLEDLEAERLKGFDHNLVVAATGTGKTVIAALDYKRLCEAAGRNLKLLFVAHRQEILKQAMRTYRDVMQDGAFGELYVGEHKPGQWKHIFASVQSLSSLGIEQLAPDFFDVVVIDEFHHAMAPTYRRLLDYLQPQQLLGLTATPERGDGVDVAKQFFDGRTASELRLWDALDADLLVPFHYFGVSDDVDLSQLEWKRGNYDTAQLNNLYTGNDARAAKVIRELTDKVTSTEQMRAIGFCVSVQHAHYMAEVFNRAGIASVAVDGGTDDADRAAALERLRAREINCIFAVDLFNEGLDLPQVDTILMLRPTQSATIFLQQLGRGLRRAEGKAVLTVMDFIGQQRREFRFDLRYRALTGYGRKELEKAVEDEFPYLPSGSQIVLDRVAQKVVLDNIKAQLRFNRAQLVRDIASYAETELHAYLERSGNDVKSIYRSTKDSWTGYLRTAGLIEGFSPLEAVITGRIQELSDADEKKLLSRVARLIHVDDPERADAYSMLVGADAPRYADLGMREQTFARMLFYTLWDDGGGFQSYDAGLDYLRGYQFVCSEIRQLVKLGAAASKHAAKGLGAGLQHVPLLSHATYRREEILAALQYGSLELGKNVQHREGVAWCPATSTDAFFVTLNKDIKKHSATTMYRDYAISPELFHWESQNATPAHSPVALRYLDRASHGSLILLFTRATEKDETGLTMPYSCLGQLDYVQHKGEKPIAVTWKLHRPMPADVFATAAAVAQ